A region from the Triticum aestivum cultivar Chinese Spring chromosome 3D, IWGSC CS RefSeq v2.1, whole genome shotgun sequence genome encodes:
- the LOC123079955 gene encoding splicing regulator RBM11 translates to MARNPASSVYVGNLDEKVPERVLYEILIQAGHVVDLHIPCDKETGRPKGFAFAEYETDAIAQYAVRLFSGLVRLNGKTLKFALSGQDKPSSNGNNPVMPKLNPIPLPKQPQFVHSSDTLVSHKPAYPVVNGGIPHNVFSQGYHPYNVHPQALPTRPVHEHREFVHGTYGYNSHVYGSVLNASYGGYVVNAVGHRAVRQPIIYPSY, encoded by the exons ATGGCGCGGAACCCGGCCTCCAGCGTCTACGTAG GCAACTTGGATGAGAAGGTGCCTGAAAGAGTCTTGTATGAGATTCTTATTCAGGCTGGTCATGTAGTAGACCTGCACATACCATGTGACAAAGAAACTGGGCGTCCCAAAGGTTTTGCTTTTGCTGAGTATGAGACAGACGCAATTGCTCAGTATGCTGTTAGACTTTTTTCAGGACTTGTTAGGCTTAATGGTAAAACACTTAAATTTGCG CTTTCTGGACAAGACAAGCCCTCATCAAATGGCAATAATCCAGTAATGCCTAAACTCAACCCTATACCATTACCAAAGCAGCCTCAGTTTGTGCATTCTAGTGATACGCTTGTGTCGCATAAACCAGCATATCCGGTGGTAAATGGTGGGATTCCACATAATGTTTTTTCACAAGGCTATCATCCTTACAATGTTCACCCTCAAG CATTACCAACTCGACCCGTGCATGAGCACCGAGAGTTTGTCCATGGTACGTATGGTTACAACAGTCATGTATATGGTTCTGTTCTGAATGCTAGCTATGGAGGTTATGTTGTGAATGCTGTTGGTCATCGAGCTGTGAGGCAACCAATCATTTACCCATCCTACTAG